The following DNA comes from Candidatus Methylacidiphilum fumarolicum.
GATAAAATCGGTTGCAGCGGGTGGTGGATCGATCGTTCGGGTTGATGCCGGAGGAGCTTTGCGGGTAGGTCCTCAGAGTGTCGGTTCCGATCCAGGGCCGATTTGCTATGGGAAAGGGGAATGTCTAACGGTGACAGATGCGCATGTTATTTTAGGCAGATTACTGGATACGGTTTTTTTAGGTGGGCAGTTACGATTGGATCGACAAAGGACCTGGCAACTTTTCGAGCAATTTTGCCAACAGAAAATGGCTGAGTATATCGAAAAGGAAGGGGGGATCGAAAAAGCAGTCATAGGACTTGCTCAGGGAATATTGGATATAGCTAACTTACAAATGGCTAAAGCTATCGAGCTTATGACTGTTTCCAAGGGATTAGATCCAAGAGATTTTTCTTTAATGGTTTATGGTGGCGCCGGTGGACTACATGGCTGTGACTTAGCGGAAGCTCTTGGGATTCCACTTGTCGTGGTGCCAAGAGATCCAGGGTTATTCTGTTCATTGGGTGTGTTATTGTCAGATGTTGTCAAAGATTATTCTTTTAGTTGTATTAGACCCTTGGAAGCATTTGAGGAAGATGAGATCGAATCGTTTTTTAGAAAATTAGAAAGAGAAGCTAAGAAAGATCTAGAAGAAGAGGGAATACCTAGTTCTAGACAACTATTTTATAGATACATTGATTTGAGGTATAAGGGCCAATCTTTTGAGATTAGCCTCCCTTACAGTACAAGGTTGGAAAGAGAATTTCACCAAAAGCATGAGGAAAGGTTTGGCTATTGTGACTGGTCAAGGACAATAGAAACGGTGACGTTTCGCTTAAAAGCAGTGGGCGTTATTGATAAGATGACTTTTCCGAGATATCCAATCCTTGGAGAAACCCCTCGTCCTGAAGCGATAATTGGAACAATGCCGGTTTATTTTCAAAAAAAACAGTGGCCCACTTCCATTTATCTAAGGGAAAAGCTAGAGGGAGGAAACCGGATAGTCGGTCCTGCAATAATTGTTGAATATAGTGCAACCTCGGTTGTGAACCCTGGCTTTGAAGTCATCGTCGACTGTTATGGAAACCTTTTTATCTCCAAGAGGACTTGATTGGTTGTGACTCTGTGTTTTTTATTTTAGGAAGGTTATGGATCCGATTGAATTAGAGATATTTAAGTCTCTTTTTATTTATGTTGCCGAAGAAATGGGCGTAACCCTGAGAAGGACTGCTTTTTCTCCGAACATTAAAGAAAGGCGGGACTATTCCTGCGCTATCTATAATAAAGAAGGCTTACTGGTGGCTCAAGGCGACCATATGCCTGTGCATTTAGGTTCTATGCCGATGGCTGTTCGTAGGGTTGTTCGTTCGATTTCCATGAAAAAGGGGGATGTAGTCATTCTCAATGATCCTTTCGAAGGGGGGACGCATCTTCCGGATATTACCATGATAACGGCCGTTTTTATTGACAATGCCGATGGAACCCCTTTTTTTTATGTAGCTTCTCGAGCCCATCATTCAGATATTGGGGGCATAGCTCCAGGCTCGATGGCCTTAACCAGAGAAATATACCAGGAGGGGTTGCGTATTCCTGCAGTAAAACTGGTGGAAGAGGGAAAATGGAACGAACCGCTATTAAATCTTATCCTTTCGAATGTTCGCACTCCATCAGAACGCGAAGGCGATTTGACAGCCCAATTATCAGCAAATCGAGTAGGGGAAAAAAGGCTCTTGGAGATGGTCCGCAAATATGGAAAAGAAAAGATAGCCGAGGCTATGAGCGCTTTAATTGATTACACAGCGAGTATGGTGCAAAAGAGGCTAGAACAAATACCTGATGGAACCTACAAAGCTTTGGATTTCTTAGATGACGATGGGATTTCTCCAGAACCAATTCCTATACAGGTAGCAATTCAAAAGAAAGGCAAGAGTGTTTTAATTGACTTCAACGGCTCATCTCACCAGGTTGAAGGGAACCTTAACGCAGTCTTTTCCATCACTCATTCAGCTGTTGCTTACGTCTTGCGAGCGCTTTTGCCTGAAGAAGTGCCTGCTAATGCGGGAATATTATCCTCCGTGCAACTGATTGCCCCTTCAGGAACTGTAGTGAATGCCATCTATCCGGCTTCTGTGGCTGGAGGCAATGTTGAAACCTCACAAAGAGTCGTTGATGTTCTTCTGAGAGCTTTGCATCAAGCTATCCCAGAGTTGATCCCAGCAGCTAGCAGTGGAACAATGAATAATCT
Coding sequences within:
- a CDS encoding hydantoinase B/oxoprolinase family protein is translated as MDPIELEIFKSLFIYVAEEMGVTLRRTAFSPNIKERRDYSCAIYNKEGLLVAQGDHMPVHLGSMPMAVRRVVRSISMKKGDVVILNDPFEGGTHLPDITMITAVFIDNADGTPFFYVASRAHHSDIGGIAPGSMALTREIYQEGLRIPAVKLVEEGKWNEPLLNLILSNVRTPSEREGDLTAQLSANRVGEKRLLEMVRKYGKEKIAEAMSALIDYTASMVQKRLEQIPDGTYKALDFLDDDGISPEPIPIQVAIQKKGKSVLIDFNGSSHQVEGNLNAVFSITHSAVAYVLRALLPEEVPANAGILSSVQLIAPSGTVVNAIYPASVAGGNVETSQRVVDVLLRALHQAIPELIPAASSGTMNNLSFGGLHYESAEPFTYYETIGGGMGGGPLGDGDSAVQTHMTNSLNTPIETMEYNLPIRVKRYAIREGSGGKGEKKGGDGIIREIEFLQPMTVSILSDRRKFAPYGLLGGEDGKPGENILIRQGQEIRLPSKKVFSVQKGDLLRIETPGGGGWGMKK
- a CDS encoding hydantoinase/oxoprolinase family protein, producing the protein MLVRIGVDIGGTFTDFVVYDGGTIQRLKRRSTSMRPEEGLIEGIKELLNSFDRLNAFEIVHGTTVGTNAILEGKGAKTALFTTKGFEDVLEIGRQNRRSLYKLGPSKVPCLIPRHLRFGVPERVTKEGEVLESIDLSAIDTVVDKLKEEQVESVAVSFLFSFANPIHEKKIGLFLRQKGYQVSLSHEILSEYREYERTSTTVLNAMIGPVISRYLEGALNSLYEWIASRFGRQLLSRCRRKSFFRIMQSNGGILSVDGIRKKPLLTILSGPAGGVCAAAAVARSCGLERVVTLDMGGTSTDVSFFVGEEMDRTTEGEIGGYAFGSSILSIKSVAAGGGSIVRVDAGGALRVGPQSVGSDPGPICYGKGECLTVTDAHVILGRLLDTVFLGGQLRLDRQRTWQLFEQFCQQKMAEYIEKEGGIEKAVIGLAQGILDIANLQMAKAIELMTVSKGLDPRDFSLMVYGGAGGLHGCDLAEALGIPLVVVPRDPGLFCSLGVLLSDVVKDYSFSCIRPLEAFEEDEIESFFRKLEREAKKDLEEEGIPSSRQLFYRYIDLRYKGQSFEISLPYSTRLEREFHQKHEERFGYCDWSRTIETVTFRLKAVGVIDKMTFPRYPILGETPRPEAIIGTMPVYFQKKQWPTSIYLREKLEGGNRIVGPAIIVEYSATSVVNPGFEVIVDCYGNLFISKRT